A part of Ictalurus furcatus strain D&B chromosome 8, Billie_1.0, whole genome shotgun sequence genomic DNA contains:
- the spon2b gene encoding spondin-2b has protein sequence MEKKKTICMRCLLWCFALMVTLLSGIATMPVSVVDSHCTAPSTAKYRLTFTGKWSQTSFPKQYPVYRPPAQWSPLIGVTHSSDYHIWQKNEYASNGVREFSEKGEAWTLIKEVEAAGERIQSVYGIFSTPAVLGGTGQTSTEFEVYARHSFLSFIMRIVPSPDWFVGIDSLNLCDGDHWKENISLTLFPYDAGTDSGFTFSSPKFETIPQDKVTQITSSFPSHPANSFFYPRLKHLPPIAKVTLTKIKSKQIFSLPIEPTQSNQIPTGNEIDESLINTPLDCEVSAWSPWGLCKGQCGEEKKKGMRYRTRYIHIKPANNGSSCPPLEEEKTCVPDNCE, from the exons ATGGAAAAGAAGAAAACCATCTGTATGAGATGCTTGCTGTGGTGCTTCGCCTTGATGGTAACCCTGCTTAGTGGAATCGCCACCATGCCTGTGAGTGTAGTGGACTCGCATTGCACTGCACCTTCAACAGCCAAATACAGACTAACATTTACAGGCAAGTGGAGCCAGACTTCCTTCCCCAAGCAGTACCCCGTTTACAGGCCTCCGGCTCAGTGGTCTCCGCTGATTG gAGTAACTCACAGCTCAGACTATCACATCTGGCAAAAAAACGAATACGCAAGTAACGGGGTGAGAGAGTTCTCTGAAAAAGGAGAGGCTTGGACTCTGATTAAGGAGGTGGAGGCAGCTGGGGAGCGCATCCAGAGTGTATACGGCATCTTTTCCACGCCAGCTGTTCTTGGAGGGACAGGCCAGACAAGCACGGAGTTTGAGGTGTACGCAAGGCACAGCTTT TTGTCTTTTATCATGCGGATTGTCCCGAGCCCGGACTGGTTTGTCGGGATAGACAGTCTTAATCTGTGTGATGGAGACCACTGGAAAGAAAACATTAGCCTGACTCTGTTTCCGTATGATGCTGGCACAGACAGTGGCTTCACTTTTTCCTCACCCAAATTTGAAACCATTCCCCAGGACAAAGTCACACAG ATAACCTCATCGTTTCCGAGTCACCCCGCCAACTCGTTCTTCTATCCACGACTGAAACATCTTCCCCCAATAGCCAAGGTCACACTCACCAAGATCAAGAGCAAACAGATCTTTAGTTTGCCGATCGAGCCTACGCAATCCAACCAAATTCCCACTGGCAATGAAATAGACGAGTCTCTCATAA ATACGCCTCTTGACTGTGAGGTGTCTGCGTGGTCACCTTGGGGTCTATGCAAAGGTCAGTGTGgcgaggagaaaaagaaaggcatGCGATATCGCACCCGTTACATTCATATAAAGCCTGCTAACAACGGCTCTTCATGCCCACCTCTCGAGGAGGAGAAAACCTGCGTACCTGACAACTGTGAGTGA